One stretch of Acidimicrobiales bacterium DNA includes these proteins:
- a CDS encoding TfoX/Sxy family protein encodes MAYDEELAERIRELVSSEAALSEKKMFGGLAFLVGGNMALAASGQGGLLVRVDPAASESLVQESAAEVAVMRGRPMAGWLRLAAADVASAAELRVWVDRGTAFARSLPPR; translated from the coding sequence GTGGCCTACGACGAGGAGCTGGCGGAGCGGATCCGGGAGCTCGTGAGCTCGGAGGCAGCGCTCAGTGAGAAGAAGATGTTCGGTGGCCTCGCCTTCCTCGTCGGCGGGAACATGGCCCTCGCCGCGAGCGGCCAGGGAGGGCTGCTCGTGCGCGTGGACCCGGCGGCCAGCGAATCGCTGGTGCAGGAGAGCGCCGCCGAGGTCGCCGTGATGCGGGGGCGGCCAATGGCCGGCTGGCTGCGCCTGGCCGCCGCCGACGTCGCGAGCGCGGCGGAGCTCCGCGTCTGGGTCGACCGAGGGACGGCCTTCGCCCGCTCGCTCCCTCCGAGATAG
- a CDS encoding PP2C family protein-serine/threonine phosphatase gives MTMTEARGAMLEADTGGVPTLAARRRREGGASRAALVVLLFGAIVTVLLTVSSRVGYVHNEQRLTGLETQLTGSALGGAQVDLERRLGQAAGLAAIADDPVATFRTVIAPSLAPKGPFITSSLVLLKGGRAAVLAHLGVPVIGDPNSAAALANDTLAAKTNSLIVARAVTPRQQRLVLLMAARGMGDSAYVVTAAEALPADRRVVVPASSPDAGLNIAIYFGNTTASPALLEATVAQVPLAGTTSRTTVPFGNHVLTLVASSKGSLAGSWAEFLPWGILAVGALFSVGIAAMTERLVRRQRHAEDLAVANRALYREQRNVSVTLQRSLLPKVLPEIEGVELAARYIPGSTGVEIGGDWYSAIAVDDRHFTFVIGDVSGHGIMAAAVMASLRYTTRTLARLGQDPASILKIAARELSIDSDQHFATVLVGHADLDRRELVLASAGHLDPVLDRDGVVGFVKVPTGVPIGLGSEDYAIVTLPITAGMTLVLFTDGLVERRGEILDEGLERVRARVSAGAESIDGLVGSLVEELSGGRADDDTAVLGIRWLS, from the coding sequence ATGACCATGACCGAAGCGCGGGGGGCGATGCTCGAGGCCGATACCGGTGGCGTCCCCACCCTCGCGGCGCGCCGCCGCCGGGAGGGTGGCGCCTCGCGGGCGGCGCTCGTGGTCCTGCTCTTCGGGGCAATCGTCACCGTCCTGCTCACCGTGAGCTCGCGGGTGGGCTACGTCCACAACGAGCAGCGACTGACCGGGCTCGAGACCCAGCTCACGGGCTCCGCGCTCGGGGGAGCGCAGGTCGACCTGGAGCGCCGTCTCGGCCAGGCCGCCGGCCTGGCGGCGATCGCCGACGACCCGGTGGCGACCTTCCGCACGGTGATCGCGCCCTCGCTCGCGCCGAAGGGGCCCTTCATCACCTCGTCGCTGGTGCTGTTGAAGGGCGGCCGTGCGGCCGTCCTCGCACACCTCGGCGTGCCGGTGATCGGCGACCCCAACTCCGCGGCCGCGCTCGCCAACGACACCCTCGCCGCGAAGACCAACTCGCTCATCGTCGCCCGCGCGGTCACGCCCCGCCAGCAGCGCCTCGTCCTCCTGATGGCCGCCCGCGGGATGGGCGACAGCGCCTACGTCGTCACCGCCGCCGAAGCCCTCCCCGCGGACCGCCGGGTCGTCGTTCCCGCCTCCTCGCCGGACGCGGGCCTGAACATCGCCATCTACTTCGGGAACACCACGGCCAGCCCGGCGCTCCTCGAGGCGACGGTCGCGCAGGTGCCGCTCGCGGGCACGACGTCGCGCACCACCGTCCCCTTCGGCAACCACGTGCTCACCCTGGTCGCCTCCTCGAAGGGCTCGCTCGCGGGGAGCTGGGCGGAGTTCCTGCCGTGGGGGATCCTCGCCGTCGGCGCGCTCTTCTCGGTCGGCATCGCGGCGATGACCGAGCGCCTCGTCCGCCGCCAGCGCCACGCCGAGGACCTCGCCGTCGCCAACCGCGCCCTGTACCGCGAGCAGCGCAACGTCTCCGTGACGCTGCAGCGCTCCCTCCTCCCGAAGGTCCTCCCCGAGATCGAGGGGGTGGAGCTGGCGGCGCGCTACATCCCTGGTTCGACCGGCGTGGAGATCGGCGGTGACTGGTACTCGGCGATCGCGGTCGACGACCGGCACTTCACCTTCGTGATCGGCGACGTGTCGGGCCACGGCATCATGGCCGCGGCGGTGATGGCGTCGCTCCGCTACACGACGCGCACGCTCGCCCGCCTCGGGCAGGACCCGGCGAGCATCTTGAAGATCGCCGCGCGAGAGCTCTCGATCGACAGCGACCAGCACTTCGCGACGGTGCTCGTCGGCCACGCGGACCTGGACCGACGCGAGCTCGTGCTCGCGAGCGCCGGCCACCTCGACCCGGTGCTCGACCGCGACGGCGTGGTGGGTTTCGTGAAGGTGCCGACGGGGGTGCCGATCGGCCTCGGCTCGGAGGACTACGCCATCGTCACGCTGCCGATCACCGCCGGGATGACGCTCGTGCTCTTCACCGACGGCCTCGTCGAGCGCCGCGGCGAGATCCTCGACGAGGGGCTGGAACGCGTTCGCGCCCGCGTGAGCGCGGGGGCGGAGTCGATCGACGGGCTGGTCGGCTCGCTGGTCGAGGAGCTGAGCGGCGGGCGGGCGGACGACGACACGGCCGTGCTCGGCATCCGGTGGCTCTCGTGA
- a CDS encoding ATP-binding protein, translated as MSDPRALPASRRFASVPSSVAAARAFVAEVLGDLPGELCADAALAVSELATNAIVHAGSDFEVRIERDGSRVTVRVADSGPGGPEVRSPQATEAHGRGLQIVRTMASAWGVEHSPQELGKAVWFTLEVAAR; from the coding sequence GTGAGCGACCCGAGGGCGCTGCCGGCCAGCCGGCGCTTTGCCTCCGTACCCTCCTCGGTCGCCGCCGCCCGCGCCTTTGTCGCGGAGGTGCTCGGCGACCTCCCCGGCGAGCTCTGCGCCGACGCCGCCCTCGCCGTCTCGGAGCTCGCGACGAACGCGATCGTCCACGCCGGCAGCGACTTCGAGGTGCGCATCGAGCGCGACGGCTCGCGGGTCACGGTGCGGGTCGCCGACAGCGGCCCGGGCGGGCCGGAGGTGCGTTCGCCGCAGGCGACCGAGGCGCACGGTCGCGGCCTGCAGATCGTCCGCACCATGGCGAGCGCCTGGGGGGTCGAGCACAGCCCGCAGGAGCTCGGCAAGGCGGTCTGGTTCACCCTCGAGGTTGCCGCCCGCTGA